GAGTTTCGGTGTTGGTGTGAGCTGTGCTAATACAGATGGTCAGTAGTTAGTTTAGCTTTCTAtgtaattgttttttttaaaatttgtttggACTTCTTTTCCACTTCAACCTCTTGGATATATAATTTGCTAATGTTTGGAAATTACAGGAAGAATTGTTCTTGAAGCCTTGATCTTGACATCAGCTGTAGTTTTATCTCTTACTGGTTACACATTTTGGGCTTCCAGAAAAGGCCAAGACTTCAGCTTTTTGGGTCCATTTCTCTTTGCTAGCCTCTCTGTACTTGTCTTGGTTGGATTTATACAGGTTGGTATCCTTTTTTTCCCTTACGGATCGGAAGAGAAACATAGCAACAAAAGAAAACTAACCAGAAATCAAGCGAGGGAATGAATGAAACCTCAATAACATCTCCCCTACACGCAAAGAAATGGTCGAATGCACAAGCGCATGCCATTCAAACAAGACTGTTAACTAAAGGTCAAATTGGCTAAACCATCAGCTACCTAATTAGCTTCCCTATAGATATAAATAATAGAGACCACCGAGTTCCTATCCATGAGATGACGAATGCGGTTGACAATATCACTATTCCGATGAGCCACAACCCCTCTAGACTGCAACACATGAACCATACTAGAATTATTAATTTTACGTATCCTATTTCATTTGTAGCTCTGACCTTTGATACTTTGCCCATTTGCAGATATTCTTCCCTCTTGGATCTACAGCTAGTGCTATTTACAGTGGAATCAGTGCTATAGTTTTCTGCGCGTATATTGTGTATGACACAGACAACTTGATTAAGAGGTTCACGTATGATGAGTACATCTGGGCATCTGTCAATCTTTACTTGGACATTCTCAACCTCTTTTTAGACATTTTGCAGTTGCTAAGGCGGTGAAACAACTAGGTGTGCAATAAATGTGCATATTTGAAATTCTTTTATGAACGTTGCTTTGATTTTTCATGAATATGAATGGAAGTTGGCTATGTAGATAGATACATCTCTCTACTTACATACTCTGTAAATTGTACTCACAAATTcgtgctttgatcttgtcaagtaTAGTAAGGTGGAATTTCCAGCATAAAGTTTCATTGATGTGACTGTAATTGACTGAGAAAATGCATGGGATTTCTCGTCAGCCTCAAGAAAGTCTAAAAAAACAATTTTTAATACACAAATACAGTTCATATGTGCTGGAAGGAGCGACTAAATATTTAGGAGACTAACTAGTGTTCTTGGATCCAAGAGTGCATAATATACATCCAGGGACGAATTCAAGATTGAAACTTATCGGGTTTAACTTTGCACTGAACTAATTATTGcattaaaattatgggttcatatctaatatttgtTAAGATCTTATTAGATTTTTACGTATATATCTGTATTTCGTGtcgaaagttatgagttcagtTGAACATGTAATCGCAAGACTACATCCGACCCTGTATACATATATGAAACTGACCTAAGTAGAATGGCTACAAATTATTGATCCAAACTAATTTGGATTGAGACTTAGTTGATAGATTGAGCATAGTATTACATATGTTTCATAGCTAGATGGATGAGATCGTTTACTAGCATTAGGATAAGATTACGAAAGATCTGATTAGCAGATGCCGTTAAATTTCATCTCAATCAATAAAAAGTTTGAGGAAGATTGCCAAACTAAAAAAAAGGGATTATGTCAAAGTTCTTAAAGGCCCATTGAAAGATATGACATCAATAGTTGAGGTTGCTCAATTGTAGTAATTATAGCGCGGGCTACTTACTTTTCAGTCttgtaataattaaaaaataaccacTTCATGGACAAatatttttacatgatataaCTAGCATCTTCTAGGTATTTACAATCCATAActataatttgaaataattataatacatagctaatgtttatattttataacaaatttacCATCCATACACAATTTTGTGATCTCTCCCTCCTCCCCACCATCTATACCTCTGCACTGCCATCGTCGCAAATCACCATCGCCGGCTGACGGTCTCCAAATGGCCCCAAATTTTCAGCACCTCTTGCTCATCCTTCTCTACATGAATCCATAACCCATTTCTTTCAGTTGCTCATAAAACTCCGTAgattgagaaaaatcaaagaaagtcAAAACTTTATTTCTCATATTCGTTGAGTTCTGGCCATTTTCATCCCATGAAACATACATGAAAGGATAGATTTTGGGCGACCTATCTTTTGACATTATTTTTATCCTGAAAGTTCGATGAAAACTTTTCCGGCGAGCCACCGGCGAAGCGCTAGAAAAGACATTTAGTGTAGATAAAATTCAGTTATTGTATGTATTCTTTTTTTAAGTGTAAatataatgtatttttattttatcctaTTTTCTAATTATATTTCTCAAATCTGGCCGATCAGATCTAGCCGGATATACAGTATTTTACTTGGCCGAAAGACGTTATCTCCGATGAACTTTCTTCTCTTATTTGCTATTGAGTCACATACAATGGTATAaatacattatattatgtatgtATTTTTTAATGCAAATATAGtttttttaatgtattttcacATGTATTTATGTATTCCGAAAGTGATTTTTTGGCAGATCCctgcattttttgaattttggttgtTTGAATACAACCGAATTAAATAAAGTGAATTGAATACAGTGTAAAAGCAGTTACGAATGAATACAGTAAATTGAATACAATCGAATATcactgtattttttattttttattgtttgaatacaattgaattgaatacagtgaaattgaatacaatgtaaaaTAGTTAAGAATGAATATCGTTGAATTGAATACAGTGTATACAACCGAATTGAATATAGAGGCATgcaccctttttctttttccgtaAGTtctcctttcaaattcaataggTGAAACTCCATGATATTATAGGGGCTAAAAAGTGGCTATTTGTGAATTTTATCCTGCTCAATTGCATCATTTTTACTTACTATTAACTCTCAGTTTTTAACTACTATTATTCTTTTTGTCATGTGTAAGAATGGTTTGCATGATTTGACTGTAAGTTCCCCTAAGCCGGCTTTCGGAAAACACTACGTTCTaaaaagaatttttacctttCTATACACTATATAAAACCTTATTACCCTTCCTATTCAagttaaaatttatttatatgggcatatacaatttatcaattatatacattttaggaattaaatgagATATCAATTAACTCCTTTAATCACGCTAACGTACATATCCCACCCCCCACGTTTCTCTGCCCAACCCCTTTCCCCCCACGATTCTGATCCTCTTTCCCTCTATTAACGCTTTCTTCCATTTTTGTTCAAAAATCTTTTATAATTTCTCTCTCGAATTTTCTaatttctctctcaaaatccctaCGAAATTCTTATTGCTTCAAATTTTTCTTCCTTTACGATGAAAAAGAAAGGAACTATGAGGAAAAGTCCTAAAAAAGTTACTGATGGTGATATTCCTACTTTTGATTTGGGTGCTTTCTCACAGGATTCActcaaaaaatggtgaaatcccGATATGCAAAATCAGAGAGAAAGTTCAAGCTTTCCCCTCGTGAAGCTAGGGCAGAGGCGTGAACAAAACTGAAGCATGACAGGGATGCTGCTGAAATTTCGACATCTGCTAAATCAGTAAAACGGAAGGGCAAAAATATTGCTCGTGATGATGATTTCGTCGACGAAGAAGTAATTCTGAAAcctgcaaaaaaaaaatcaaagtttCTCCTGCTGGCAAAACTTCAAAAAGGAAAAAGGTTCAAAAATCTCCTAAAAACATACCCAAACAGTCATTAGAGAAGGTAAAATTGTAGtacttacaatttttttttagttaaaaagcATCATGAtacctatttttttgtaattgtaAATTTTTTTTCTACATTGTGTATATTTCTTGTTGTTTATCAAATTTTTTACATATTTCTGAAAATAGTAGATTTGTTgtatattatttgaaattatttttttagggTATGTATTACAtgatttagttagttttattcGTTAATTTTTGCTCTATTTGTAaatgttaattttattttctgtaaacaaattatatataataTTTCCAGTTGTTAGTTTCCCCCCTAATATTTTAAATGTAGGTTACTTTCTAGTTTCTTGTTCTAAACATAAAATTGTCACTTCATTTGTAGCTTCATTGTAGTTCAGTTATTGTATTTGtttattaattttataatttatttgtcTGCAATGTATTACTGTCTTTCTAGCGGTAGACAAAGTGTAGTagaattgttattattttatttttctatctttAAACATGTTTTATTAACTTTTGGTGCAGACTCGGATATTGTTTGCACAATATGATGTTGATTATGGCATCACTAGGTTTCAAACATTATCCAACCCTGCTGCTCCGACCCAAATCAATGTATTATTGTCTGAAAATGGGATAAAATTGTTTAAGAAGACATATTTCAGGCACTTTTTTCGCACGCCCAAAATATGTATCCAAAATCAGGCAATTCATCTTCTGATGAAGTATGAATTGAACATATTCGGGCCTGATTTTTTCACAACAGAGATAAAGGGTGAGAGGATGAACTTTGAGTTGAGGGAAGTTTGCTCTTATTACTGGCCTCAAATATTTTTCAGAAGTAACCAACTTTGATTACATACCTAAGTATGATAGTAAAACAATGAGGAGTTATTTTTCGAACAAGAAAAAAATTGAGAAGTCGTACCTGAAACAAATTGTAACCAGCCGCAGTTGGGTGAATGATGAGGATGCAATCAAGAAATGTATTCTTTATCTGATAGAGTTCTTCCTCTGTCCTTCTGATAAAGATAATAGTTTGATAGACCACTTTAGGTTCTATTTGGTTGACTTAGGACAGTAAGCGAATTTCACATGGGGTATAAAAGCTTATACACATTTGCTTCAGTCTGTTAGGCATAAGTTGAACCCTTCTATGCATTTTTATCTCCTTTGAGATTTTTCACTCGCTATGCAAATCTGGTTATATGAGTGTTGCTTTACAGTCAATACATATATAGCTATAGGGGTTGGTAATTCGATCCCCAATATCCTTAACTAGACAGCAACAAAGGACAAGATATGGATTTCTGCATTGGAAGAGAGGATGATCAAACCATCATGGATCAAGGTAATTGTTTTCACTTTTGTGTAAGGTATCTCAAAATATTGACATACTTAACACAACAATTCTACATGTTTATGGTACAAACAATATAACTATaatttatatacatattatatacatATGATGACTAACTCCCTCATATTTTTATTTCACTCATTCACCAACATGATTGTAGCCCCATAAGAGCTTTCTAGAATGACTTTGCCAGACAAAGttgaatatttatttgaagaagcTGAAGCACAGGCCGAGCATCCGACAGATGCTCCATCTTCATCTGACAATAAGCAATCAATGAGAATAGATGACAAGAAAGCTATTCTTAAATAACTAAAAGAATTAAGAAAAGATTTTGATAAGGTAACAATTTATGATATTCCTAGTTGGTTTCTGTAATTTATGTTATGCCAAATATTCCTttaactctttttattttttgtcacgatccaaaatctaactagtcgtgatggctaCTAaccccaacccactaggtaagccaattaacaatatccaattccaataaaattaataaaacaattaaatagAAGAGATTATCTGAATcgtatacattccccaaggactcgtagtacaaatcacgagcttctaagaatagaatttacaaagctggtatgaaataaatacattatctattcaaaaattatataaacagagttttatgaatctaaggctaccatgaccaagaggcagctacaaccggaatacAGCTACGTCTTCAAGTCCAGCTCCCGTCGAAAAAAGCAACATCATcagtcaacatctgcacgcaaggtgcagaagtatagtatgaatacaaccgaccccatgtactcaataagtaacaaacctaaccttaggttgaaagtagtgacgagatggaATAAgttcgggtccaacaccaatagccaacaatagttcgtaacaacgtaaagcaagtaataaaagaattAATTCAGAGATGAAATGCTCAGCTTATTTATAGTTTCCcgaaaaatagttctgcctttcaagtatatcagtgaaaacccaagcagtttaccgaagttgccaaaagtatgagtaagtttgaaaatagtaattttcccaaaattcctCTCAACAATTactaagatgtttcattttcttttcagatagCCAATGTAAAATGCATCCCTATGCCCATATGctaatatgtgtgagaagtcatgaatgacgtgataccatacaacatgaggaaaatacatctctatgcatgtatatcatgtgtgcatgtcaatgcaatatatctcagagatgaactcatgtactcacactctcagagtactcaatcttatTGTCTCACACTTTCTACTCATCATGCtaaatcactcagtactgtatatggccaatccagcccagggaagatccatcccgaaatgtATACATCAACTGATTattagtcactcagtactgagtagggccaatccagcttgtggggaagatccatctctaggtataAATTCTTCGAaaaagatccatgtccagggaagatccatccctcagtataaatgcttcgggcaagatccatatccagggtccatccctcaatataaatcaatcgtgctcactggggtgtataCATACTCCAAaggggctcattcagcccaagcgctatcataaatcagtataaccgttgcggcgtataacccgatcccataatatcactaATAATCAGGCctttggcctcactcagtcatcaatctctccagtctctctctagcgggcttacaatgtcatgaaactagcccgaaaatgatgatatgatgtatcaataaatagtaatagagactgagatatgatatgcatatgaatgcgtatgactgagtatgtaatgcaatgaaagcagataactcaacaacagaaatgaccctAGTGGGTCtcaacaggataagcatgtagcctagatatggtttctaacatggatcacaactcaacaGCTCAAGAACATAGAAATTTCATGGTTACCGGTAAGATcaagtaactacacagtaccatagaataacagagtcacaattcacatggtgcacacccacacacccatcacctagcagGGACATCACCTCAACATCGACCACATAATacgtaatttggggtttcatacccttagcactaagtttagaaatgttacttacctcgaacaagacaattccaatatcgagcaagGCAAGCGATGCTCTAAAATGCCATCTCGCGATTACCGACCCCCGAATGGCTCAAAGATAgctaaaagcaactcaaatacatcaaataaagcccaaagaaacaattccaaatgataaagatcgaatctttaatcaaaacccaaaaccggccaaaagtcacacccgggcccgcacctcggaacccgacaaaactcataaaatctgacaAACCACTAAATTATGAGtttaaccatactagtttcattcaaatccgactccgaaccAGTGTTCAAAACTAAACAATTTGTTTTATGAAACTTTAGGAtaaaatcccaaatatttcttttaaattcatcaaccaattgccaaaaatgaaaatagatTCGTGGTATaagatcaaaaccaagtgtagaatacttaccccaatccttgtgatgaaatgtACTCtaaatatcgcctcaatccgagtcccacatctcaaaatatgaagaaaaaaccAATGTTGGCCaaagtgaaggttagttttgaagattgacaaaggaagctcaggcatgaactaggtccatcccttgtgtgtatagacacgggcagattcgagcatgtgggatgcacgtgaaaGAGATAATCTTAACTTGGTATAATTGATAtttcctgatcgaaaaggttgcataattgataaggagaaagactccttaatcaaagagaacactatccaagataagggaggagttagaagttgagatcaactagaactcttccatcaaggaagagtagcattagaactctagttattttctactctactaactctataaattacaGGATATTCTCATTCTACAGCGACGCagaaaagcagaagttaaacgtgaattgagagcaaaataggaAGTCATTTTGCAAgtagttcgtgtgtgattcaagtgtgcaaacctgaagctacatgaaccagatagaagaactagttccaagtgtctgtcttttattctagttcaattgtagtaggtgctttcatattgtacctttcagatttatctagaggcaattgtaataggtactcagagtattcaagttagagttaacttgaagttgtcgcaacggttagaggttgtgtgccacaaagggattagagttaatcctaggtttacaaaagtgttttgtaaatgcagtttttggcttagtgatttagtgaagagttTGGGAAAAacctactgggaagtaggtcgtggtttttttcaccttttgagccaggtgttttccaagtaaaaattcttgtgttctttaatttatgcatttattattccgtaacagtagtataaggaacacatagaagaaccaggtccttctataatctgtgcatgcgaaaaattgaacaccacacaaatcacccctccccccgtatggtattgaagtataaaacatcaattggtatcagagctggttatccttgaagaggctaacaccttaggagaagatcaagatgagtgcaccacctaaaaattgggaagggcaatccactgctaggacACCACTTTTCAACGACCAGtattactcttggtggaaaaacacgatgagagatcacatcataggagaagactatgagctatgggacattatCACAGATGGCCCACTGGCTACCATGAAGATAAATGCCGAAGGAGAATAGGTggcaaagacaagagctgactgcattGATTATGACTTGAGGAAATGGGAGATGAATGCTAAAGCCATgaaatggcttgtttgtggactcgaTCCAGATGAGTACAACAGATTCTAAAgctgtaccactgctaaggaaatctgggatactttacaagtggcccatgaagaaacacctcaagtgaagaggtccagaggaacactaCTATATTGTCAATATAGGAATTTTACCAtgaaggaaggggaaaccatccaagagatgtatacaaggttcaccacactgacaaatgaacttaagtttcttggaaggattatttctgaagaagacagagttgagaagattttgacaagggttctaccagttacttgggagagcaaaatcactgccattcaggaatcaaaaAGCATTGccattattaggttgggtgagctaattggaaatctcactgcttatttacttagaaggcaaaccatgaagatggatgtacccaagaaggaaaggatcatggcactcagaatcactgaaggttctgatttagaagatgatgaaatggctatgattaCAAAGGACTTCATAAAGTATCTAAAGAGAGGAAAGGGTCCTTCAAGAAGTTGAAGCTAAAGAAAACCAAAGGCTCCTGAAAAGCAAACCAATGAGGGATGCTACAAGTAtggtaagactgatcaccacatcaagaactaccctcaatgggaaattgaatggaagaatgaaagagctgaacgaagaaatggtaagaaggaacaggttcaacccaagaagaacaaaggatctacaaaggctatggttgcttcTTGGGGAGAAAtctcagatgatgaagatggagatgaacaagcacttatggccattggagaatctaaTGAGGAATTtgaggtaagtgtaattcatctcaaagacaagattaaatttttgtctaaagaaaggctatctgaattacttctagatttcattgatgaatctgaggatgtaaataatgaaaatgaatagttgtctaaggaatgtgtggttttgaaagcaaagtgtaagaacctggaacttagggttagtgagactataagtgaaaatactgcattaaagaaccaggttcatgcatttgaatcaaatgtcctagaacttagatctgaaaaactaaaactgaaattaggaacaagtaagaaGACAACTGAATGCACACAACTCTctctagaagaaaatgtaggtaaactaaaagatgagttgtataagaagtATGAGTAGGTTAgaattttgaaagaggatctaGGCAAAGTCAAGCATGAACTATACataacttgtaaatggaacaggtcctccgatgcactttcatggctacaggaacatcatagtagcaatagaagaggacttggctttgggaatctGCCACCCAAATGGaatcctaaaagcaagtaccttACATTTCCTGAGAACACGATTTGTACTCACTGTGGTAAAacaggtcactataaaagtgaatgcaatACAAAAGATAAGGCAagccaaaagaacaaagaatttgttcaagggaagaatAGGCTACCAAGTTAGGCTAAAAAGAATATGATTcttccttttgcctatagaaagggacccaaactagtttgggttcctaagactaacccctgatttccttttgcaggtccaagtaaAAGGAAGAAGCCAAATa
The nucleotide sequence above comes from Nicotiana tabacum cultivar K326 chromosome 12, ASM71507v2, whole genome shotgun sequence. Encoded proteins:
- the LOC107778203 gene encoding BI1-like protein, with amino-acid sequence MLTNLINNDGVKGDIEGGNLLYPGIGNGENELRWGFIRKVYYILAAQILLTTVVSAVTALYTPINQLLRGNIVLLILLIFLPLILLWPLYIFQQKHPLNFVFLGLFTVSLSFGVGVSCANTDGRIVLEALILTSAVVLSLTGYTFWASRKGQDFSFLGPFLFASLSVLVLVGFIQIFFPLGSTASAIYSGISAIVFCAYIVYDTDNLIKRFTYDEYIWASVNLYLDILNLFLDILQLLRR